ATTGGGCGCGACGCGCTCATCCATCGCGTCATCGACTTTGAGATCTTCGGGGAGGTTGCTCTTGAGCCAAGCGCGAACTTCGCTACGGAACTGTTCCTGCGCCGGTGTGTATTCAAAATCCATCGCTCACCTCACTCCGGATCTTTCCTCACGGATTTCATCGGATGTCTCTTCAAGAAAACCGGTTCCTGCGCACTTGGTTCGGCATTGGTCTTGGTGCGAGTTTTGGTACGCGCTGCCGGTAAGCCCCATAGGATAGGAGGGCATTGCCGCCGTTAGCCGACCGGCTATTTTTGTCATTGCGCCATGAGCTGGCGAGCGTAGTCCATAATGAGTTTGAAATCGTACGGGTGTTCCTCGAACGTGAACGGATTCCACACACTGCGGTTCGAAGTGTCGAGAAAGTCCCCGCCATAGACATGGATCGCGAGCATGGGCCGGTCGGAGGGATTTTCGATAGCGTGAACAGCGTCTTCGCCCAGCACCACGGTATCGCCAGTTTTCAGGTCTTTCCCGCCGGCCTTCTCGAGAGTTTTGCCGCTGCGACGGTAAAAGGTGTTGTTCTCCTGGCCGTCGCAGACGCCGATCACCGCCCACATGTGATGATTATGCGGCGGCGTTTTGAACTTGGGCGGTACCGCGGCCTTCAGGATCGTAAGGGTCGGCGAGCGAAAATAAATCATATCGCCCACTTTGGCTCCCGCGATGTCTTTGCCTTGGGCCACGCTCTCGAGCGCCTGCTTGACGCTGGCGGGATCGCGCATCGCTTCGGCCAGCAACTCCTTGACGGCAGACGCGGGCTTGCCTTTGCAGGACTCAATGAATTGATCGAGGTTATACATGGTTCGGCACTCCTTGCTGTGAGTATTGTCGATCCCGGCTATTGCAGTTTGGACATCGTGGCCTGAGCCGCTTTTCTCCCCTCCGCGCTGCGCAGCCAGGAGATGAAGTCGGTACGATTGCGGGCGCGGAACATCTCGCCGCCGAACACCTCGAGCCAGAAGGAAAGCGGTTTGAGGTGCTTCTGGAAGTCCGGGTTAAACTTCGTCCATTTGCGCGCGTGCTCTTCCGACCGGAAGAGATTCATCCCCGCTCAGCGAAAGGGCCGGTCTTCCGGCGCGCCGCCTACCGCACTGTAGGCATAGCCCACGATCGTCGCCGGTTGTAACGAGAGCACCTGTTCGTCTCGCATCTCGACAACGATCGGCTCTCCGCAATCCAGACATGGCGCATCGACCCGCACCCGCTTGCTCGGAAATAGCCAGCGTACCGCCAGCGCTTCAAACCCTCACTGGGCGAACCATTTCTGCTGGCCGTCGATAGTTATCCGGTACTGCGTAGGCTGGTTGTTAAAGGGCGGGAACGAGGCGATGTAGTCGGTTTGCGGATGGAGCCAGCCCGGGACGCCTGCGTTCATCAGGTCGGCGATGACTTGACGCCCCTCCTCGATGCCAACGCCCAGGTCTCCAGCCAGCTCGGTGTAGTGAGGCGCCTGGCCGGTACTGATAAAGTGTTGCATGATATTGTGAAACGCGCGATCGAGTATGCCAACGTCGGTCATGATGGTTTCCTTCTCCGAACGG
Above is a genomic segment from Candidatus Binatus sp. containing:
- a CDS encoding cysteine dioxygenase family protein, giving the protein MRDPASVKQALESVAQGKDIAGAKVGDMIYFRSPTLTILKAAVPPKFKTPPHNHHMWAVIGVCDGQENNTFYRRSGKTLEKAGGKDLKTGDTVVLGEDAVHAIENPSDRPMLAIHVYGGDFLDTSNRSVWNPFTFEEHPYDFKLIMDYARQLMAQ